From Alienimonas californiensis, a single genomic window includes:
- a CDS encoding Gfo/Idh/MocA family protein has protein sequence MQRRSFLAASAAAGGGLILAGTRASGAVQGANDRVRIAVAGLNGRGNAHLSGFMGQDNVEIAYVIDPDANVLAKTLKKLEGKEAAKNVKGVADVREALDDPTLDAISVATPNHWHSLITIWACQAGKHVYVEKPMSHDIAEGRVAVEAQKKYGVVVQHGTQRRSDSGVAGLHEALHAGKLPRLKIAYGYCCKPRGSIGTAKPENPPKNLDWNLWQGPAVIDEYHDNLVHYDWHWFWETGNGDLNNQGTHQLDVARWAIDPDQTHPVRTTAVGGRFKWDDQGETPNTMFSVAEYPNGQMVMFDVRNVNYKGYEHQVYNEYYLEDGSRIVGEGNYKIYRPGSDKAEPLKIERGAVTPGGNWGSFIRAVRANDPNMANGNALEAHYGCVLGHVMNNSYRLGEPAPVEKIEFANSDATEHFERLHAIMRDGVGLADADTQYTVGPMLQFDPDTERFTGERAEEANRLLQDPQRKGFEIPAADAV, from the coding sequence ATGCAACGTCGCTCCTTCCTCGCCGCGTCGGCCGCGGCCGGGGGCGGATTGATCCTCGCCGGCACCCGGGCCTCCGGGGCGGTTCAGGGGGCCAACGACCGCGTGCGGATTGCCGTCGCCGGCCTGAACGGCCGCGGCAACGCCCACCTGTCCGGCTTTATGGGCCAGGACAACGTCGAGATCGCCTACGTCATCGACCCGGACGCCAACGTCCTCGCCAAGACGCTGAAAAAGCTCGAGGGGAAAGAGGCCGCCAAGAACGTGAAGGGGGTCGCCGACGTCCGGGAGGCCTTGGACGACCCGACCCTGGACGCCATCAGCGTGGCGACGCCGAACCACTGGCACTCGCTGATCACGATCTGGGCCTGTCAGGCCGGCAAGCACGTTTACGTGGAAAAGCCAATGAGCCACGACATCGCGGAGGGCCGCGTCGCCGTGGAGGCGCAGAAGAAATACGGCGTGGTCGTCCAACACGGCACCCAGCGGCGGAGCGATTCCGGCGTCGCCGGCCTGCACGAGGCCCTGCACGCGGGTAAGCTGCCCCGGCTCAAAATCGCCTACGGCTACTGCTGTAAACCCCGCGGCAGCATCGGCACGGCCAAGCCGGAAAATCCGCCGAAGAACCTCGACTGGAACCTCTGGCAGGGCCCGGCCGTCATCGACGAGTACCACGACAACCTCGTCCACTACGACTGGCACTGGTTCTGGGAGACCGGCAACGGCGACCTCAACAACCAGGGCACCCACCAGCTGGACGTCGCCCGCTGGGCGATCGACCCGGATCAGACCCACCCGGTCCGCACCACCGCCGTCGGCGGGCGCTTCAAGTGGGACGACCAGGGCGAAACGCCCAACACCATGTTCTCCGTGGCCGAATACCCCAACGGCCAAATGGTGATGTTCGACGTTCGCAACGTGAACTACAAAGGCTACGAGCACCAAGTCTATAACGAGTACTACCTAGAGGACGGCAGCCGGATCGTCGGCGAGGGTAACTACAAGATCTACCGCCCCGGCAGCGACAAGGCGGAGCCGCTAAAGATCGAACGCGGCGCCGTCACCCCCGGCGGCAACTGGGGCAGCTTCATCCGGGCCGTGCGGGCGAACGACCCGAACATGGCCAACGGCAACGCCCTCGAAGCCCACTACGGCTGCGTGCTGGGCCACGTGATGAACAACTCCTACCGCCTGGGCGAGCCGGCCCCGGTCGAGAAGATCGAGTTCGCCAACTCGGACGCCACGGAGCACTTCGAACGCCTGCACGCGATCATGCGGGACGGCGTGGGGCTGGCCGACGCCGATACCCAGTACACCGTCGGCCCGATGCTGCAGTTCGACCCCGACACCGAACGCTTCACCGGCGAACGGGCCGAGGAGGCCAACCGGCTGCTCCAGGACCCGCAGCGGAAGGGCTTCGAAATCCCCGCCGCCGACGCCGTCTGA